The segment TCATACCTATCCAACAATTTTTTTGTCTGCCTTGTATCTTCACACAAAACCAAATCAACCTCTTTCAAAATCCGAAGGGAGCGCAAAGTTATATCCTCCAAATTTCCAATTGGCGTGGCAATGATATATAGTTTTCCCATGAACAGATTATACCAACTTTCCCTTTAAATTTCAAGGGAAAACTACCATCGAGTATCTTTAATACGCAGAAAAAAACCTATGTTATTTGTGGCGATATGAAGAATCGGACTCACAATTAAAATTATAAGCAAGACTAGCGAAGAAGGAAAATAAACCGGCGCGACAAATATCAGAACGCCGAGTACAAAATCAATTTGATCAAAAGGAAACCACGGAGTCCCGGGTGCGAAATTTACTCTTCTTTTGAAAAAACTTTTTACCAAATCGCCAAAGAGCGCGCCAAAACCCATTAAAAAGCCGAAAAGCCATGGATTTATTTTTAAATAATCCAGTAAACTTATTTTTTGAAAAATTGGTATTGAGTATAAAAAATATTGGAGCCAGACGATGGCAATAGCCGCCACCACGCCAACCACAAATCCACGCCAAGTTTTATGCGTACCAAAAATTGGCTTGCCTCGAAAAGTCCGCCCTCCGTCAATTGGTTTTGAAAAAAATTTTAAAACACCCAATTTTTTTGCAAAAACCGGCGCCATATTCGCGATGTACGCCGGCAACATAAAGTATAAACTCTGAAGAATAATCATTTTATCTTTAAAATATTTAAAATAACGAGACCGCGGAAAGTATAATTTATAAAAGCAGTAGTAAGAGAAACTGTTACGGCGACAAAGAAGATGTTGGGATAAAAATCAAAAATTACCGCGAAAAACATAACCGTCTGAATAAAAGAATTTAACTTTCCCCAAAAAGCGTGCGGAAGAGCTATGTTTTTTGTTTGGAAAATAATTACCCAGCCTAAAATTATATAAAGATGATAAAAAATAGCAAAAATTGCTAATCCCGGCGGCAGACCATGGTTTAAATATAAAATTAGAAAAGCAAGGAGCGCTAAGAGCCGATCCGCCGCCGGATCCAAAATTTTTCCTAAGGTTGTCACTTGATTATATTTTCTTGCGAGATAGCCGTCCAAAACATCTGTCGCGATAGCTAACAAAAAAACTCCCGCCGCGGGAATTTTATACGAATTAAAAAGAAGTATGGCAAAAACAAACGCCAATACAATCCTAATTAAACTCAAAACATTGGGAATATTAACCATATTTGTTTATACTATTATATCAAACCTTTACCCAAAATAAAAACCCAACTTTATTTTAAGTAGGGTTTTTTATTAATTTAAAAATTCTAATAATTTAATCTCTCCAAATGAAGGCTGAAATATTGAATCCGCTCTTCAAAAGCTTGATGGCTTTACGCAATTCGTATTGACTGATCCCTTCATTCCATGATTCACGATCAAGAAGTGGTTGTCTATTATCATATGTTTCCAAAAACGGCAAAGCCTTTTTGTCACCCAGCTGTCCTAACGCCCAAATAGCATCATTTTTTCCATACCGATCGGATTCATCAGCAACCTGGCTCATTAGGGCATCAACGCATTCACCGCCGTATCTGCTTTGCGCTAATTCACACCGCTTTTTCACATCATAACCAATTTGTGTACATGTGACTAAAAACACAAAGAGAAAAACTAAAATGCCTACTCCGGCAACATAACCTATTAAATTTTTATCAATTTTTTTAAAATTATTCATAAAAAAATTTTTAAATTAAAATTATTACTTCTGGTATTGAAAAACATTTTCAAGCGTTTCATTAAAAACTCTCGCTATCTTAAATGCTAACTCTAGAGACGGAACATATTTATTTTTTTCAATTGCAATAATGGTCTGACGAGTAACGCCGACTTTATCAGCCAACTCTTCCTGTGTCATATCGCGCATCGCGCGAAAAACTTTAATTTTGTTCGTCGTCTGTTTCTCCATATTTTTTGCTGAAATATTTATAAGAAAGTGAATATATAGCCATGCTAAACAGGGTTACATAGCTCAAAATAATACCAAGCATTTCATAATTTGCTTCGCCGACTCGCCTGCCAATTATAATAAAAACTAAAGAAAGAAAAGCGATAGTGATTGTTAA is part of the Patescibacteria group bacterium genome and harbors:
- a CDS encoding CDP-2,3-bis-(O-geranylgeranyl)-sn-glycerol synthase, with the protein product MIILQSLYFMLPAYIANMAPVFAKKLGVLKFFSKPIDGGRTFRGKPIFGTHKTWRGFVVGVVAAIAIVWLQYFLYSIPIFQKISLLDYLKINPWLFGFLMGFGALFGDLVKSFFKRRVNFAPGTPWFPFDQIDFVLGVLIFVAPVYFPSSLVLLIILIVSPILHIATNNIGFFLRIKDTRW
- a CDS encoding HEAT repeat domain-containing protein; translated protein: MNNFKKIDKNLIGYVAGVGILVFLFVFLVTCTQIGYDVKKRCELAQSRYGGECVDALMSQVADESDRYGKNDAIWALGQLGDKKALPFLETYDNRQPLLDRESWNEGISQYELRKAIKLLKSGFNISAFIWRD
- a CDS encoding CDP-alcohol phosphatidyltransferase family protein, which codes for MVNIPNVLSLIRIVLAFVFAILLFNSYKIPAAGVFLLAIATDVLDGYLARKYNQVTTLGKILDPAADRLLALLAFLILYLNHGLPPGLAIFAIFYHLYIILGWVIIFQTKNIALPHAFWGKLNSFIQTVMFFAVIFDFYPNIFFVAVTVSLTTAFINYTFRGLVILNILKIK
- a CDS encoding helix-turn-helix transcriptional regulator — its product is MEKQTTNKIKVFRAMRDMTQEELADKVGVTRQTIIAIEKNKYVPSLELAFKIARVFNETLENVFQYQK